ACAATAGAATTGGTAGCTTTGTCCCTGGCATTACAGTGGGTGGAAGATAACAGCCTGAAAGATATGTGATCTGTACAGATTCACAATTGGCACTGGTAAGATTAGCGAGTGGAGTATCTTCAGCAAGACcagatattttatttgaaattctACAGAGTTTATATAATATTAAGCAACTGGGAGTTAGGGATAGTTTTTTGTGGGTTCCAGCGCATGTTGGAGTAAATGGGAATGAGGAAGCAGATAAACTGGCTAAGCAGGCATTGAAGGATCCTGATATTAATATCAGGGTAAAGAGCAGTAAAGCAGAAACTAAGGGACTGATTTGAACAGAAGTAAAAAAGAACTGGCAGAGAATTTGGGATAATGAAATAAGAGGAAGGAATATGTATAGTATACAAGGAAATGTAGGGGTGGATAGAAGAAAAATTAATAACAGGGAAAAGGATGTGACAATGACTAGATTGCGAATTGGTCATACAACACTTAATCAAAGTTTATACTCAATAGGGAAACACGAAACGGGTAAATGTGAAAAGTGTGGACATCCAGAAACAGTGAAACATCTATTGCTAGAACTAACAGCATACAATAAGCAAGATTGCAATTATTCCAAGCACTTAAAGAAAGGGAAGTAAGTAATTATTCTCTCGAGGATATATTAGGGATAAGAAACGGATTATAGAATTCATCgggaattataaaaaattgtaatgtTACAGGATTTAAATGTaggtgtttttattatttatatatatatatatatatatatatatatatatatatatatatatatatatatatatatatatatatatatatatatatatattatttatttattcctcaATCAAGTTGTGCTCAATACTCCAGTCCAGGAGGTGGCGGAAATGCGCCTTATAGTTGGCTGTCAACCGCCATATAAACAACAGAAGAAGACGTATTGAAGACTTTCTTCTACggaggtttgtccaaaaagtcactAGATTTGTCGCTGGTCGCTTTTTGGAATAAAAGCGGCTTAAGAGGTCTTTGAAAAGTCGCTATGTTGGCAACGTGAATGTTGCATTTTGTTCCAGACGGACCCGCCTCCTGATTGGCCGCCGGACGAATTGTTTCACCATGCACCGCCCAGGGCCCCCTCGGGCCATTGGACGGCCGACGTTTCAGGGGCACGCGTCTCTCCCATTGGCTTGAGGTCTCGCCAGCGCAATCTCCAGagacacacattttgtttttaaacgcACATTTGTTGTTCATCAATAAAATTCAGCATTTTTGCTACGCGATCAGAACTTTgatcatattttattttctgaCATTTTGCTCGCTTGCATTTTAGCGGATCACGTAAGTAAACATATTCCACCCCTTTCTGTCTTGTCTTTAAAAGATGCATAATATAAGCGTTTCAGATATGTGTAATGCATGCAGAGGCGGCGGGAGAAATAATGGGGGTAATACTGAGTCGTTCGTAAAGTTGTGAGGACGTTTGTCCCGCCTAAAACATAGATTTCAGTATAAAAAGTTTTTATattcactttttttgttgttgaaaaaagtcaacaaaaaaaattgttttatttctttttgcaaTATGTGTAGCCTAATGCATTGAGAATGCTGATCCGTTCGTTTGGTTTGACCCTTTACTCACTTTATGTCCGTTTTCTTCCGCGAATAATCTACAACCTATTAAAAGAAAACGAAATTcgtttaaaaactattttaacaacTACAAAAAACTACAAAAGAATCCTTTCTTGATTTGAGAAAATCTGATGGatctgctaaatatttacttTATGTATGCCAATTAATAATGTACATTtcccataaatatttattttgtgtatgtcaattaataatgtacattttccataaatatttattttgtgtctgGGTTTTCCAGTGCATTGTTTATCATAACATCAGGTGCATTGATTTACTGTTGCAGAATGGAAAGCAAACCCAACCTGCGTTTGGAGGCTGGAGAGCTGGTGCTGAGGGCATCTCAGGGGGCACTCACTGTGGAGAAAATCCATCTATCTCAGGTGTCCAAAGGAGTGCCCTTTGTGCCTAAAGACCCAGAGGCTGTACTGGGGGAGGCCAAGGTCAGGGTTATCCGAGGTGGAGGGGATCCCTTTGATGACCTGCTGCTGGCAAGTCAAAGCGCCATGCAGTTTGGTCAATACAGGGGGAAAACCTTCAAGTGGATGCTTGAAAACGACCTTGGTTACTCCCTCATGGTCCTGTCTGGGCATCAGTGGGACCGTGAGACTGGCAAACTGGACAGAGGTGCCCTCATGGCCAACAAGGATGCCTTTCTCCAGTATGCCTACACATTTAAGAAAATAGCAGATGCCATCAAAGTGCGCAGGCAGAGAGAGGGCACCTTACCTGGCTGTGAGGGTGACTGTCTGGTGGGCTTTGGGGTCCACAAGAAGAGCACCTACAAGGAGCTCTATGAGGCTACGGACAGGGATAGGAAAAGGTAATATATGTCTATACTTGCTTGTTAACTGTAtgctgttttgtatttattttattatcatttgtattatttcattatataCGTTTCCTATGCAGCTACGTGAGGTTAATCAGGAGCCAGGACACCAACGCAGGAAGCAAGATGGATGCCCTACAGAAATACATCCTGGGGAGGGACCAGCAGAACATTAGGGCTGAAGGGAAAAGAAAAACATCTTCCGCATCCCAGCCTGTTGTCCCGCACCCTTCACATCCGGCATCTCCTCCTCCCACCCAAAGCTGGCATTCCCAGCCAGCCACAGCACACGGTGAGTTTTTAGATCTATTCCTTGCTTAATTCTATGCACGTtctaatgtaaaatatgaataacattatacattttctgCCCACAGAGCCAACAGATGATGATCTGCTAGCTTCAGCCATGGAGGTGGAGACACAGGGTGAGTGTTGTGTGGTGAAAAAACAAATCCATGCTTACCGTATATGATCACAAATAGATTTACTAACATCATATTGTATTGTTGTGTAACCATAACGTCTTCAAACTGAAAATGATGCCAATTATGACTAAATTATTAATGATAAAGTTAAAAGGATGTGTTATTCACAGTACTTCCACCACCTTCCACGCCGATCTGCTCACCTCGCTTGGCCGCTCAAAGTCTGGTGTCAGCGGCATCTGAGGTACAGTTTCCACACCACAAGTGTGCTTTTATGTCTCATcagtaaatattgaaaaatgttaattgtataattttatcATATCAATctctatgtgtgtatatatatatatatatatatatatattttatttatttatttatttatttatttttgtgtgtgtgtatatctaggTTGTTCTCCCCGAGGCCTGGAAGCGCTCCCTTCCAAAAGAACAGCACGAGTGGATCGGCCGCTCCCTCTTCCGAAAACAGGGTGGAAAGGCAGTGCTGACTGATAACCTGCAGATGTGGTGGTACCCTCCCCAGCCACGTCTGCAGTATCATCAGCCTCCAGTATCGCCAGACGTGTTCTTCACCTGGCCGCTGTGTTTGTGGATGCCCTACAGGATGTGGTCCTACAAGCTGATCTGCAGCTTGCCAAACTGCAGGCAGTCCGGTCAGCAACTGACATCTTGTGGGCTCTACAAGACAGTGAGGCGGGTGCTGAATTTACACAGCTGGTATCTTCTGGCAACAGAATACCTGGAGTGTCAGCGCTGCCATAAGAAGCAGGCCGCGTGGTCCTATGACATCCTGGGCCAGCTGGATCCGGCTCACCGCAGGATGTTCCCAGCTATCCTCACTTACCGGTGAGTCgtgaaaatgtttttcttattatAGGCAAATATGCATAGGCAGGTGCAAATGTTACACCGTTAACTAGGCTTTAATTGCAACAATATCACATAATTattcaaataacatttttgtaatacTGTTAAAATTTAAAAACGTCATTTTAGTGGAGCTGCTCAGTGCTTATGTTTGGCAGAATcgttcagtttatgatacaagcgtgaaaattggcatgagcagtgtccatgggtcacttgacaagaaaattgtccgagccacttgaaatttcaggatggcggccatttttcaagatggccgaCACCTTAGTGGAGCAGTTAAGTGATATAGTGGTTTATTTGGTGATACAAgcatgaaaattggcatgagcagtctctgATGGGCACATTCATTGACTCTTTCATTAAGTTTCATCGTCATTGCTTCTCGTAAAGGGGACATTGCACTCTCATCTTCACATATAAAGCACAAAGCTTTCGAGGGCTGGGATCCTCTTGGCCTCTTGACATGGATATCTTTGGTATCTTCAGTGTCTTTAGCAGCAGTAGATGCTCTCTTTTGGGCCCTTTCCAGCTTTGTGTTATTGAACATAAGTTTACAGCTTGAATGatattttgctctgtttcttGTCAATGTGTTTTCTATGCCATCAACTTCATCTAGTCGGGTTGGACTAAGTAAGATAGGCAGAGCATTGATCTTATGAAATAATGGAACATTTCTTGCAATGGTATCATAACCAGTACGATCGTGCTGTCTGTTGAATAAACTCGGATGAATGAGTTTTTCCTTGGTGTCCTGCTGACAAATGAAACATCTGTCCCAGTTAGTTTTCTCAACTGTTATGATGGCTTCTGCCATGTCTGCAGCAAATGTATAGGCAGAGGCCGAGGGTTTATACTTTTACCACCTTTTACCAAGCACTTTGATGTATGGGATACAACTAAGTTCATGCCTTAACCCTACACTTAGTCAGATCGTTCATCCAATGCCATTTATATCCCGTGCAATCTGTACACCATCCGGCTAACTAAAACCCCATTAACCTTGGCTCGGCTCTCCCGCGCTGGCACAACCTGTCAATTCAGGTGCGGCTATCTAACTGTTTTGGGGTAGATTAGACAGCATTTGGGATACTAACTTTACAATTAGCTGACATTGAACCCCACTCTGAGTTTAACAGCAGTGGTATATCACCAGTGTGCCCTGGTAGTGCAGATATTCACTCTTATCTAATCTATCTATAATCAACAAATCAACACAACTGTATTTTGATGCGTTAAGTTGTTCTTTAGAATAatctaaaacatataaaataaaatgacaccaaatcgtccttaatgaaaaaaaaacaatacatttctatCAGAAAATTTATCTTTTGAGGATCCAGGGGTCGGCCATCTTGAAAATAGAAATTTAAAGTGGCTGAGAGTGTTTTCTTGTCAAGCAACCCTTAGAGACTGCTCATACCAATTTGCATGCTTATGTCACTAACTAAACAATTATATCGCTTAACTGCTCCATTTAGGTGGTGTAATCTTGAAAAAAAAaggccgccatcttgaaatttcaagtggctGTGGGCGGTTTCTTGTCAAATGACCCTTTGAGACAGCTCATGGCAATTTTCATGCTTGTATCACCAACAAAATGATTTCTTAAGCCTAATTGCTCCACTAAGGTGGTGGCCATCTTGGGAAAAAAaggccgccatcttgaaatttcaagtggctcggacaattttcttgtcaagtgacccatggagactgctcatgccaattttcacgcttgtatcataaactgaaTGATTATATCACTTAGCCGCTCCACTATTTGTACACAGAAACTTTTTGTAGTTAAAAACTCACATTTGTAGTTCTTTCAAAAGACACTGTGTCTGACAGTCAAGGTTCTATTCAGGTTGTGTAAACGGCCCATCCCTATTCAATATTGCTTGAACAATAAAAAATGTCCCTCTGCTCTGGGgaaaaatgtaacactttaaacaaattttaataaacatttacttgttttttctgtgttttaaCAGGTTCTCTTGTGATATGCATGTGGCTAAGTTGATGAGGGAGCGCTCTCTCTGCAACAGTGCCTCTATGTTATATCACAAGCTATGTGAACAGCATAGTGAGGACTGGATGGAGAGGTCCCTGCAATACCTCTCTGTGTGTGACCGGTTCCAGGGCACCACCACACGACCCATCACACCTCCACCACCCATGCCGCCTGTACCGACCGCTAAGTGGCTCCTCTATGTCCACGCGGAGGATGTCCGGTCCCGGTATGGTGAGCTCAAAGCCAGGGTCACCTCTGTCTTTGGCTCCATCCTGAAGATGAGCTCCACAAAAAAGGTAACATATTAATCAcagattattttaaatacatataacTGTACATATACATTTGATCCTTTGCACATGTTAGGCATGTTTGTAGCTCATTGAATTATTCTGTTTTCCATCAATAGGTGGCCAAAAAACTGGTGGGAACTGCAGCTGAGACCACAGCCTTGGTCACCAATGTGGGCAATGAGCACGGACAGGTCCTCATGTCTGTGCTTATCTCACATGAGGGTCAGGGACTGCTGCCCATGACCACAGGCCTGGTGAACAGGTACaaggcggctggagtggctccTCCCGCACTCCTTTATGTGGACAGAGACTGCTGCTCTTCTGTGGGCACATCCAGAGCGGGTGCCATGTTCAGCAGCTGGAGTGATCTGGTGGTTCGTCTCGATGTGTGGCACTTCATGCGGCGCTTTGCCGCAGGTCTGCACACTGACAGCCACCCACTCTACGGTCTCTTCATGGCAAAGCTCTCTGCCTGCATTTTCGTCTGGGACGAGGGAGATGTGGCCCTGCTGCGGGATGCCAAAAGGAGGGAGCTGAAGCAAGGTCAGGGCATCACAGGCCTCACAGATGAGCTGCTAACCAGCAGGCTCACCTCCAGACAGCTGGCGCAGCACTGTCGCCGCTGCACACGTGGCGTGGAGGTGACAGTGAAGCTAATTGGAGAGATGCTGGAGGCCTTCAAGGACGCCAGGGAAACCATGGGCATCCCCTTGGTGGACCAGGAGAGGATGGATGTCATTTGGGGCACCCAAAGGCGGCATCTTCCTTGTATCCAGGATCCCCCTGGAGTGCAGCTGTACACCCAGACAGGAAGTATTACAAAGGGAGGGCTCACACTTCCTGTCTACCGCTGTGTTCGGGGGTCCACTTCCCTGGAGTCCTTCCACAACCACCTCAACCGCTTCATACCCGGTAAGATTCCACCTCAAGACGTGTTTTCGTGATGATTCGTTCATGTCTTTGGTAATTATAAATGAGTTATTTAATGTTTACTTCTTTTTTTAATCAGGAACTAGCGCAAACCTGGAAAATTTCCAGGCTTATTTGCTTGAGGGTTTGGAGCGTTGGAATGAGGACCGTGCTGCTGCTGCCTTCGGGCATAAGGCCCCATCATCGCTGCGCTGCTACAGTGCCTCGCTCCAGCACAGCCTCAATGAGCTCAGTCAGTGTCTTCTTGGCAAGACTCTTGTACAAGACTCCTCCAAGCCAAGACAGTACACCGGTATGTGTTTTTAATGCAATgcttatttgttttctttgtaaTGCACAGACATCTGTTTCAAATTCtatccaaaaaaaacattttgtcaggCGAGCTCATCGGGGTGGAGTACCTCTGCTCGCAGCAGTCCTGGGAGTTTAGGGATAAATTTGGGAGGGACCCAGATGCCCCAGACGGCATCCCAGACAACTTGGTGGAGGTAGAAGATGAGGGATTTGTGGATGAGGTCGAGGAGCAGGACCGCACCATCTCTCCTCTTTCTTTGCTGTACACCAAGGAAGCAATACGCTTGTCTCAGGATGTACCGTCACCCTCTCAGTCCTCCCAGGACCTGCCACTGGAGCCCCAAGAAGAGGTATGCATGCAAGCATCCTTTACCATGCCATCACTTGGAGGACATTTTCATCCATACTAACTGATCTTCTTCCTGCGTGTAGGTGTGCAGAGGACCAGATGGCACTCCAGGGTTTGATCGAGTGGTGGAGCTGGCCAGGTACCTTGTCGAGCTCAGGGAAAAGCCTTGTGTCTCAGATAGGGAAGCTGCTGACATTGTCCGGCTGTGGGACAGACTGCCGGACAGTGACAAGCAGGGGGTTTCCTATCCGTCGAGGCACAAGGACAGACTTCTGCAAGGcaggttcaatggaaaggagagcCTGAAGCGGTTAGTTAAACATTTGTTAGATAGCTAAACATTAGTTAAACAGCTGTGATAATGTGAAAGATGGTACACTTTCTATGCTATGTAGCCTTTCAATTTATTTTACAGGTGTGTGCTGGGACAGGGGTCAGGCCCTGCGCAATGGCCCAATATTAGTAGGATTGTGGAGGCAGTATGTCTGGAGCTCTGCTCCATTCATCCAGCGAGGAAGGTGAAATGGGGCGTTTCTATGAACCGCTGGGCTGCCATTCTACATGACTACCAGGCCATACGGAGGCTGGTGGGGAACTGCCCTGCACTTAGGGGAAACACCAAGATTCAGCTCTTTGATCTCAATCAGCGGACGCTTTCTGTCTGGTAAGTCATTTCTTTGAGAGCCAGTTGAATACGTCACTTTAGAATGTAGTGGTCCAATTCTCAGATTAATTTCATCCTATTAACTCTGCCATTTCACATAGGTACAATAACTACAGTAAGAAGCTGGAAGTAGATGTGCTGGCTCTGAGTGTGCCCTTACCTCAGATCAGCATGGTGTCTCACACCCCGCTTCCAGCAGCCAAACAGAAAGCATTACTGCATGCTGAGTCTGGGACAGAACTTCCACCCTTCCCCTTTGTTGAGAACCCTGACATGTCAGGTCAGGCCATACGATGTGGGCAAAGACCTCCTCACCCTGTACCAACACTGCCAGCAGCCGCTCCTCCAGCATCCGCTCCTTCTGCTCCTCCGGCAGCCGTTCCTTCTGCTCCTCCGGCAGCCGTTCCTTCTGCTCCTCCGGCAGCCGCTCCCTCTACTCCGCTGGCAGCTCCAAGAACATCCTTGAGCAGAACAACTCTGTGGAGGAAGAGGAAGGCAGCAGAGCTTTTAGCTCGAGAGCAAGGGCTGCCCCGTGCCCAGCAAACTCCAAGAAAAGACTACACGTGCAGTCAATGTGGGCGGCCCGGAAAAAAAGAGTTTGGGCACACCAGGGCGGGAGGCTTTTTCTACTGTGCCACAGCAGAGGGAAAGACTGTGGAAGAGTGGATGCAAGAGATTAGAAATGAAGGAAATCCTTCATTGTAGATAGTTAattatttgtaaatgtgtgtgtggtgaAATTAAGGAAATTCTTCActctaaaacattatttatttatttctttaggtgtgatttttttttatttttttatatatatatatatatatatatatatatatatatataatatcctgTTTCTATATACTTATTATTTGCCTTTTAATGAAACAGTCCTAAATGATTGTTCTTTATTTAGAATGTGTATCTGCCTTCATAAAGATCATGTAAATTGTCTTACCCAtttcttttatttgtattgctcATTTTTGCCTCTATTTATTCATtagcattttaatgtaattaaattgtaATACAAATTTTTAGGAACCTTGATTCATTTAATAGCAATTCTACCCTTAAAATATCTTTAAGTCAAACACAGtctgtttgttttcagttttatttattaagtatttCACACcacaatcaaaatatatataaatgttaacaaaatatttaaatcgtTTAACAGAAACTTTAAACAGAATCTATTTAAAAGCACACAGTACAAAATTAACAAAGATAAATGAAAGATAACAGAATATACAGCCATTTATTTGGTGGAAGCTGAAACTTTTCCCTCGGAATAAAACTGTCCAAACTCCAATCTCTTTGGCTGTCCGCACAGTCTGCAGGGATAtcccttcgggtctgctcgcaaTGGCTTTGCCATGGATCAGGGCCTTCTTGTCCTCTTCGGCCCTCTTTCTTCTCCAGCCTGTGGCCCTTGGCACCTGTTTAAGGGCTGCATCAACCACAGCAGAAGGAGGAGAAAGCACAGCCAAAGATGCACAAGGAGGAACtgtaaaagacagaaaaaagacaTGTATTGCTTTTCATATGAATTCATTCTTTTACATTCAGTCATTCATAGTTTAAAAATCTTACCTGACACTTTCACGCCCTTCAGCTCTGGAGGCCACTGCCAACTGCTGGATGGTGTGGCTTGGGGAGAAGACTCTCTCTGCAGGCCTTTCCGGGACTGTCCGGTTAACTGGGAGGCTTGGAGAGAAGACTTTCGCTCCAGGCTTTTCAGGAACTGTCTCCTTGTCTCAAGTTCCACAGAGGAAATCACTGGAGGCCAGTGAGATTTGCAAAATTTctgcttttctttttctttcagcaGAGATTCAGCCCTGCAGACTCGCAAGGTTGTCTTGTCCATGTCCCCTGAGAGCCTCTCTCTTTGAAAGAACAGGAGGCCATCAAGAGAactgctcttgtgacgtccgcagtgacagttacatgagcaaacaatgtTTGTACATCAATCGTAACAAAATCGAATTGAAGTTCAttgctttttaatacttctgtgtacaaatataaaggatgcttattggatcaatgcaggtaaacttcatattatgcgac
This sequence is a window from Xyrauchen texanus isolate HMW12.3.18 chromosome 30, RBS_HiC_50CHRs, whole genome shotgun sequence. Protein-coding genes within it:
- the LOC127623665 gene encoding uncharacterized protein LOC127623665, whose product is MESKPNLRLEAGELVLRASQGALTVEKIHLSQVSKGVPFVPKDPEAVLGEAKVRVIRGGGDPFDDLLLASQSAMQFGQYRGKTFKWMLENDLGYSLMVLSGHQWDRETGKLDRGALMANKDAFLQYAYTFKKIADAIKVRRQREGTLPGCEGDCLVGFGVHKKSTYKELYEATDRDRKSYVRLIRSQDTNAGSKMDALQKYILGRDQQNIRAEGKRKTSSASQPVVPHPSHPASPPPTQSWHSQPATAHEPTDDDLLASAMEVETQVLPPPSTPICSPRLAAQSLVSAASEVVLPEAWKRSLPKEQHEWIGRSLFRKQGGKAVLTDNLQMWWYPPQPRLQYHQPPVSPDVFFTWPLCLWMPYRMWSYKLICSLPNCRQSGQQLTSCGLYKTVRRVLNLHSWYLLATEYLECQRCHKKQAAWSYDILGQLDPAHRRMFPAILTYRFSCDMHVAKLMRERSLCNSASMLYHKLCEQHSEDWMERSLQYLSVCDRFQGTTTRPITPPPPMPPVPTAKWLLYVHAEDVRSRYGELKARVTSVFGSILKMSSTKKVAKKLVGTAAETTALVTNVGNEHGQVLMSVLISHEGQGLLPMTTGLVNRYKAAGVAPPALLYVDRDCCSSVGTSRAGAMFSSWSDLVVRLDVWHFMRRFAAGLHTDSHPLYGLFMAKLSACIFVWDEGDVALLRDAKRRELKQGQGITGLTDELLTSRLTSRQLAQHCRRCTRGVEVTVKLIGEMLEAFKDARETMGIPLVDQERMDVIWGTQRRHLPCIQDPPGVQLYTQTGSITKGGLTLPVYRCVRGSTSLESFHNHLNRFIPGTSANLENFQAYLLEGLERWNEDRAAAAFGHKAPSSLRCYSASLQHSLNELSQCLLGKTLVQDSSKPRQYTGELIGVEYLCSQQSWEFRDKFGRDPDAPDGIPDNLVEVEDEGFVDEVEEQDRTISPLSLLYTKEAIRLSQDVPSPSQSSQDLPLEPQEEVCRGPDGTPGFDRVVELARYLVELREKPCVSDREAADIVRLWDRLPDSDKQGVSYPSRHKDRLLQGRFNGKESLKRCVLGQGSGPAQWPNISRIVEAVCLELCSIHPARKVKWGVSMNRWAAILHDYQAIRRLVGNCPALRGNTKIQLFDLNQRTLSVWYNNYSKKLEVDVLALSVPLPQISMVSHTPLPAAKQKALLHAESGTELPPFPFVENPDMSGQAIRCGQRPPHPVPTLPAAAPPASAPSAPPAAVPSAPPAAVPSAPPAAAPSTPLAAPRTSLSRTTLWRKRKAAELLAREQGLPRAQQTPRKDYTCSQCGRPGKKEFGHTRAGGFFYCATAEGKTVEEWMQEIRNEGNPSL